From Erigeron canadensis isolate Cc75 chromosome 8, C_canadensis_v1, whole genome shotgun sequence, one genomic window encodes:
- the LOC122578085 gene encoding DEAD-box ATP-dependent RNA helicase 21-like encodes MNVLYQAKPLFGTGLWAGMDRIEQKKFSVKNEKQFTKKDRRVDRHWSEKILGDMKERDWTIFREDFDISYRGSKVPKPMRTWVESGLSYELRKAVDRVGYRTPSPIQMAAIPLGLQQRDVIGVAGTGSGKTAAFVLPMLAYISILPPISELNEVEGPYAVVLAPTRELALQIEEETVKLARYVGIKVVSIVGGQSIEEQGFKIRQGCQVVIATPGRLKDCLERRYVVLNQCNYVVLDEADRMMDMGFEPQVVGILDAMPSSNLKPENDYEDLDEKRIYRTTYMFSATMPAAVERLARKYLRNPIVVTIGTAGKVNDCITQHVIMVKESEEMPRLKRLLDRLVDKRAIVFVNTKKSADFVSKTLEKSGYHVTTSHGDKSQEQREISLEGFRTKRFNILVATEVAARGIDIHDVTHVINYDMPGTIDSYTHCIGRTGRAGKTGTATTFLTLDDSNVFYDLKQMLTESKCSVPPELARHDASKFKPGSIPDRPSRRNGTDSLRFLCK; translated from the coding sequence ATGAATGTCTTGTATCAGGCGAAGCCCTTGTTTGGGACAGGTCTTTGGGCGGGTATGGATAGAATAGAGCAAAAGAAATTCTCTGTAAAGAATGAGAAACAGTTTACAAAGAAGGATAGGAGAGTTGATCGTCACTGGTCAGAGAAGATACTTGGAGACATGAAGGAAAGGGATTGGACGATATTCAGGGAAGATTTTGATATATCGTATAGAGGTTCCAAAGTTCCTAAACCGATGAGGACTTGGGTTGAGAGTGGGTTGAGTTATGAGCTCCGGAAAGCTGTGGATAGGGTCGGTTACAGGACTCCGTCTCCTATTCAAATGGCGGCGATCCCTCTTGGTCTTCAACAACGTGATGTTATTGGAGTTGCGGGGACTGGTTCAGGTAAAACTGCTGCCTTTGTTCTTCCTATGTTAGCTTACATTAGTATATTACCTCCTATTAGTGAATTAAATGAGGTTGAGGGTCCTTATGCGGTCGTCTTGGCACCTACTAGAGAACTAGCACTGCAGATAGAGGAGGAGACTGTTAAGCTTGCTCGTTATGTAGGCATTAAAGTTGTTTCTATTGTTGGCGGGCAGTCGATTGAGGAACAAGGGTTTAAGATTAGACAAGGGTGTCAGGTTGTCATTGCTACTCCCGGGCGTTTGAAAGATTGTTTGGAGAGACGTTATGTTGTTTTAAACCAGTGTAACTATGTCGTTCTTGATGAGGCTGACCGTATGATGGACATGGGGTTTGAGCCACAAGTTGTGGGTATTCTTGATGCAATGCCGTCAAGTAACTTGAAACCTGAAAATGACTATGAAGACCTTGATGAGAAAAGGATATATAGAACCACATATATGTTTAGTGCTACGATGCCTGCAGCTGTTGAGCGACTAGCCAGAAAATACTTGAGGAACCCTATTGTGGTGACTATTGGAACTGCAGGAAAGGTGAATGATTGTATTACACAGCATGTTATCATGGTGAAAGAATCAGAAGAAATGCCTAGATtgaaaaggttgcttgatagaCTGGTGGATAAAAGAGCCATTGTGTTCGTAAACACCAAAAAGTCTGCTGACTTTGTATCAAAGACATTGGAAAAGTCGGGTTATCATGTGACAACTTCACACGGTGACAAGTCACAAGAGCAAAGAGAAATCAGTCTTGAGGGTTTCAGGACTAAGAGATTCAACATTTTAGTTGCCACCGAAGTTGCAGCACGAGGGATTGATATACATGATGTGACTCATGTCATAAACTATGATATGCCTGGAACCATTGACAGTTATACACATTGTATAGGACGCACAGGGCGTGCGGGGAAGACAGGCACGGCTACAACATTCTTGACGCTTGATGATTCTAATGTGTTTTATGATCTCAAGCAGATGCTTACAGAGAGCAAGTGTTCCGTGCCTCCTGAACTTGCTAGACATGACGCTTCCAAGTTCAAGCCTGGATCGATTCCTGATAGACCATCTAGAAGAAATGGCACAGATTCATTAAGGTTTTTATGCAAGTAA
- the LOC122580347 gene encoding probable protein S-acyltransferase 7 — translation MKRTSLPPRGLSDRQISNNDTPTLRLYQVWKGNNKFALRGRLIFGSDARSLYLTIFLIVVPVILFCSLVSQSLVNYFPKNIGLLLVAIPAVFTLYILVLIFFVAARDPGIIPRNPPSPDLDDDWDASSMSTDWAATQSGKYLPPTKSLNVNGTMVRVKFCQTCMLYRPPRCSHCAICNNCVDRFDHHCPWVGQCIGKRNYRSFFMFVSSLAILCTYVFAMCWINIIMIMQENSSGIWEALMKSPISGILITYTFTASWFVGGLSAFHIYLVITNQTTYENFRNRYERRKNPFNHGCAQNFKEVLFSKIPRSQNEFRTFVRPEVYTQYNSSRYFGYAFSLNFSKKSYETETSIDGIELDLERCDTSGTDHSSKWVTAPDLHRLASKFISENVNKDKEKRQGV, via the exons TAGCAATAATGACACCCCTACACTCCGTCTGTACCAAGTCTGGAAAGGAAACAAt AAATTTGCTTTAAGGGGTAGATTAATATTTGGGTCGGATGCAAGGTCTCTTTACCTTACAATTTTCCTCATTGTGGTTCCAGTAATCTTGTTTTGCTCTTTGGTTTCTCAAAGTCTTGTGAATTACTTCCCCAAGAATATAGGTCTTCTTTTAGTAGCTATTCCTGCTGTCTTCACTCTATAT ATTCTTGTCCTTATCTTTTTTGTTGCTGCAAGAGATCCTGGCATTATTCCCCGAAACCCTCCATCTCCAGACCTAGATGATGATTGGGATGCTTCTAGCATGTCTACCGACTGGGCTGCAACTCAAAGTGGTAAATATCTACCACCTACAAAAAGCCTCAATGTTAATGGAACGATGGTTAGGGTCAAGTTTTGCCAAACTTGCATGCTTTATCGCCCACCAAGATGCTCACATTGCGCCATCTGCAACAACTGTGTTGATCGCTTTGATCATCATTGCCCGTGGGTGGGACAGTGTATAGGCAAG AGGAACTACCGGTCCTTTTTCATGTTTGTATCCTCACTAGCAATCTTGTGCACTTATGTTTTCGCCATGTGCTGGATAAACATCATCATGATTATGCAAGAGAACAGTTCCGGTATATGGGAAGCTTTGATGAAGTCTCCTATATCTGGAATACTTATAACATACACATTTACAGCTTCATGGTTTGTAGGAGGCTTATCtgcatttcatatttatttggTCATCACCAACCAG ACTACATATGAAAACTTCAGAAATCGGTATGAGAGGAGGAAAAATCCCTTTAATCATGGATGTGCTCAAAACTTCAAAGAAGTCCTTTTTTCTAAAATACCCCGCTCCCAAAATGAATTTCGTACATTTGTAAGACCTGAAGTGTATACTCAATACAACAGTTCAAGATATTTTGGGTATGCATTTAGCCTCAACTTTTCTAAGAAAAGCTACGAAACAGAGACTTCTATTGATGGAATTGAGTTGGATCTGGAGAGATGTGACACAAGTGGAACGGATCATTCAAGTAAATGGGTAACTGCACCTGATTTGCATAGATTGGCATCAAAGTTTATATCAGAAAATGTAAACAAAGATAAAGAGAAGAGACAAGGAGTATGA